The Nitrospira tepida genome includes a window with the following:
- the rpsJ gene encoding 30S ribosomal protein S10 — translation MRVDQRIRIRLRGFDYRVLDQSVAEIVDTVRRSGAKVVGPIPLPTRIERITVQRATHCDKKSREQFEVRTHKRLLDIVEPTPETMDSLMKLNLAAGVDVEIKL, via the coding sequence GTGAGAGTCGATCAACGGATCAGGATCAGATTGAGGGGGTTCGATTACCGCGTGTTGGACCAATCGGTCGCGGAGATCGTCGATACGGTTCGGCGAAGCGGCGCCAAGGTCGTGGGGCCCATTCCGTTGCCGACCAGGATCGAACGGATCACCGTACAACGCGCCACCCACTGCGATAAAAAGTCCCGGGAGCAGTTTGAAGTGCGCACGCACAAGCGCCTGCTCGATATTGTCGAGCCGACCCCCGAGACGATGGATTCCCTGATGAAGTTGAATCTGGCGGCCGGAGTCGACGTCGAGATCAAGCTGTAA